Genomic segment of Helicobacter enhydrae:
GTCGTTTTTGCAATTTAATATCGCAGATTTGATCCCCCAAAGCATTTGGACCAAAATCAGTCTAGCTTGGGTGCTTCAGAATCTCGCGACTCTGTTCCCTCAAGGTTTGCAAGAGCCCATATTTAGCAAACTTGCCTTGAGCATTGGGGTGATATTGGTGTCGTTTTTTGCTCGTAAGGTTTTGTCTAGTTTGATCGTGCGTGGTATCGGCTATCTTGCACATTTGTTCAAAAGCAAAGATATTCAAGACAAGCTCAAAGAGCAGATTGCGATGCCTATTTTGTGGCTCGTATTGATTTTTGGGGTAGATGTTGCTACGGCGATTTTGTTTTATCCTCATTCCCCATTCAAAAAATTTGATATGTGGATCAATTGTGCTTATATTTTGACTTTTGGTTGGTTGAGTATTTTGCTATTTAGGGGGTATGGAATCGCGTTGCTAGGGAGTTTGGCACAGAAAAACAAAGACACTTTTAGGCGTGAAGTGATCAATCTTTTGCTCAAGATTATTTACTTTATGATCATTGTGATTGTGATTTTGGTGCTACTGAAAAATTTTGGCTTCAATGTTTCAGCGATTATTGCTTCATTGGGGATTGGGGGGTTGGCTGTTGCATTGGCAATCAAAGATATGTTGGCAAACTTTTTTGCGTCTGTGGTGCTTTTGTTTGACAACTCTTTCAATCAAGGGGATTGGATCGTGTGTGGAAATATCGAAGGCACGGTGGTTGAAATGGGGCTTAGACGCACGACGATTCGCACCTTTGATAATGCTTTGCTTTTTGTGCCAAACTCTTTACTTGCCAATGAATGTGTGCGTAATTGGAATCGTCGCAAAGTCGGTAGGCGTATCAGAATGCAGATTGGATTGACTTATAGTTCCACCCCTGAGCAGATTTTGCAATGTGTTGAGGACATCAAAGCAATGCTCAACGCACATCCCAAAATCGCCAAGGCTACAGATGAACATACACCACTAAGCCACTATGAAATGGATCTGAAAAAAAACATCGTGTCTTTGGATGATTTGCTAGGCTACAAAAACAATCTGTTTGTAGTGGTTGATGAGTTTGCAGGAAGTTCGATCAATATTTTGGTGTATTGTTTTTCTACGACTGTGGTTTGGGGGGAATGGCTTGCAGTGCGTCAAGAAGTGATGATTGAGATTATGAAAATTTTGCAAAAAAACAATCTAAGCTTTGCTTTCCCAAGCCAAAGTATCTATGTGGAGAGTTTGCCAGATACGATAGAGCGAGGGTTTGGGCTCAAGCAATCAAAAATCTAAGCTCAAATCAGGGGTGATGATTGTGTGGTTTTTGATCGCTTCGTTGATGAGTGCAGTGATGAATTGCTGTGGCATTTGTTGCCATTGCTTTGCATCACAAACCAAAATCAGATGTTTTTTGACGCGTGAGATGGCGACATTGAGTGCGTTGAGTGCTTGAGGGTTGGCAGAATCTGTGAGGTGGTAGTGGAGTTGGACGGGTGAAAAAATCACACAATCAAACTCTTGCCCTTGAGATTTGTGGATTGTGAAAATGCGTTCATAATGCACAGAATGCTGAATCAAAAGTTGCCTTTGTTTGACAAAAGGCGTGATGATGGCATAATCGCCTCGGAGCTTGTGGAGAAGTTTTTTGACCGCTAGGGCTTCTTGAGGGTTTGTGTGCTTACTTGGGGGCGTGTTTGCTGCAGAGAGTTCTTGGGTGTCTAGGAATCTTGCCGTATCACAGAGCCAAATTTGACTATGCCCCTCTCCGCTAAGTTTGTTGTGATAGATGTAATCATTGAGGATTTGTGCAAGGTTTTTGCCATAGCGGTAGGTGTGGCGTAGGATGGAAGTTTGGGTATGTTGGAAATGGAGCTGTTTTTGGTTTAGGATTTCATCTTGATTGTGGGTGAAAAGCGTCTCTAGAAAAAGGGCGTTGAGATTCCAAAGTTTGATTTTTGGGTGGAGTTCCAAATCTTTGGGGGAGGCTTCGCAAACAGGCATTAGCTGTTTGTGATCGCCTAGCATTGTGATTGGGGAGGAGTTGGCACATAGGCTGACTGCTTTGATCAGTGGGGCGAAGGCACATTCATCCAAAAAGATATGATCAAATTGGCATTTGAGGTTGGCATAGCGTTTGATGAAGCCATCAAGCGTCATTGCAAAAACTTTTGCTTCTTTGATGCGATCCTTGGAGTTGTTGTAAGTGAATAGGCTCAATTGATCTTGGCGGATGGATCCACTATCGCAAACCTCTGGAAAGTGGCTCAAAAACTCAAGGCTAGGAATCCCAAAACGCAAAAACAGATTGCGTGAAATCTGCAAATCATCAGCTTTTTTGATGATTGTTTTGAGGGCTTGTTCTAGAGCGTGATTGGTGGGTGCGATGATGGCAATCTTTTTTTGTCTTTTGATGAGGATTAGCACGGATTCAAACAAGACTCGTTGGGTTTTGCCTGTGCCTGGAGCCCCCCAAATGTAGCTTAAAGGTGCAGAGAAAATTTTGCCAATCGCTTTTTGTTGCTCGATGCTCAAGCGATCTGTTGGCAACTCTTCGGGTGTGAGGGGTTGCTGTGGTGTGGAGGGGAGATGGATGGCAAAATGTGCAAAAAAATCACGCGTGTTTGCGACCAAAAACTTCAAATCCGTAATCAAAGTGAGCTGATGTGCGTTTTGGTGTATTTGCTCTAGAAGCTGTGCCTCTGCGATATGAAGCACAAGAATGGCACCCTTTTCATCATAGGTTTCCACCTTGATACTTTCTTCTTCGCCAATAGCATAATCTTGTTGCATAAAACGCACAAGCAAACCATCAAGACCAAAGATTTTTTGCCCCAAATAAATAGTGATGCCCGCAAGGGTAGGGATTTTGCTTTTGATTCTAAGCTCTTCTACCCCAAGTTGATTGTCTTGGAGGTATTGATAATACTCTTGTGCAGAGTGGATGAGCAGTTCTTGATTTACCAAAAGAGTGCTTTAAATCCTACAGAAAGTTGCCCACCGCTAAACACTTTGTGCTGTTTGATGCCATTGACATTTTCAGGAAGACTGAGTGGGTTTAATGGGGCTTTGTAGAGAAACTCAATGCGTTGTTCTTTTTGTATCAATAAACTCACGCCAATACGCCAAAAAGCACTATGTGTTTCGCTTGAGAGTTTGTAGTCCTTGTAGCTTTCAGAGCTTGTCAGCATTAGGAGCCCATACTCAAATCCCCCAAAAATCCCCAAATCAGAATCACCAAGCGGGAGGAAATCTAGCATCAAATCCATCGCACCCATAAAGCTAAAAAGTCCAGCGATTTTGGTGCCATTGACATTTGGGGTTGCCAGCCCCATCGTAAATTCTCCCAAAATCCTACCGCCAATGTAGTTGTCACTATCCCAAAATTGCTCGACTCCACCATTGATACCAAGGCTATAAGAGCGAGAGGAGAAAGATTCTTGAGGAGCATTTTTGGTTTGCAGACTAAGATTCTCAAATCCAGCGACAAAGTCTCCGCCCCCAAAATATTTCAAACTTGTGCCAAATAGGCAAGTCCAGCCCAAAAGCAAAATGATCAAAAAACGCATTGTTACTCCTTTGTTGCGATAAACGCTGATGAGATGTGGAAATAATCATATTGGTGTTGGATGTGTGCAAATCCAGTTTCACGCAAATGGGCGATGAGCCTCTCAGGTGAAGCAAAATCTTCAATCGAGTTTGGCAAATACGCATAAGCCCCTTTGTTTTTGGAGATCCAGCCCCCAATCATAGGCAGGATTTTTTGGGTATAAAATTTGGCACAGGCTTGCAAAAAGTTGGGGTTTGGGTTTTGCATAAAATCCAAAATCAGAAGGGTGCCATTGGGTTTGAGGACGCGATAGAACTCTTGAAGTGCGGTAGGGTAATCACACACATTGCGTAAGCCATAGGCAATGGATAGAATATCCACACTTGCAGAATCAAGGGGGAGGCTTTGGGCTTGAGCTTGAATGAATTGGCAATTTGTGATTTTGGTCTGTGCCACTTGGAGCATTTGTTGAGCGGGGTCTATGCCAATGTATTGGGAATGAGTGGTGAGCTTTTGCCATTGCAATATCATATCCCCACTTCCACAGGCGACATCAGCGATATGGAGATGGCTTGATTTGCCTAGCGTTTTGAGAGTGCGTTTGCAACCTTCTTGACGCCATTTCGTGTCCAATCCGAAGCTCAAAATGCGATTTGTCAAATCATAGCTTGGTGCAATGTCATTAAACATCTTGATGATAGTGTCTTGTTTGCTCATTTGAGTTTTTCCATTTCAAGGTGTAGCCACTCTTGGAGCGAGGCGATTTGGGTTTTTGTTTGCTGTGTGGAAGTGCCTCCGAGGGAATTGCGTGCATCAACTGATGATTGCAATCCCAAAGCTTCTTTGACTCCGATTTGGATTCTAGAATCTTGACTTATGAGCTCTTCTTGAGTGAGTTCGCTCAAATCCACTCCTTTGTGTTCGGCATAGGCAACGATTTTGCCTGTGATGTGATGTGCCTCTCGGAAGGGGATTTGGCATTGTTGCACCAAAAAGTCTGCCAAATCCGTCGCAGTGAGATGTCCGATTTTTGCCATTTCAAGCATTTTGTGCGTATGAAAGGTGAGATCTTTGAGCGAACGCGTGAGAATCTCAAGGCTCAAAAGTGCAGTCTCTACGCTATCAAACACACTTTCTTTGTCTTCTTGCGTGTCTTTGTTGTAGGCTAGTGGTAAGCCTTTCATCACGACTAGGAGGCTGATGAGATTGCCATAACTCCTGCCGCTTTTGCCTCTTAGAAGTTCTGCGACATCGGGATTTTTTTTCTGTGGCATAATGGAGCTACCGGTAGAAAATGCATCAGAGAAGCTTACAAAACCAAACTCATAGCTACTCCATAGCACCAGCTCTTCTGCCACTCTTGAAATATGCATCATCATCATAGCGATCTCATAGAGTAGATCCAGTGCAAAATCTCTCTCACTCACAGAATCCATCGCATTGAGGGTAGGGGCGATAAATCCCAAATCTTGAGCGACACTCTCTCGATCTGTCGGATATGGCACTCCTGCCAAAGCACCAGCACCAAGAGGGGAGTAGCAATGGCGTTCAAAGCTTGAGCTCAGTCGTTGGATATCGCGTTTGAAATTGCAACACCAAGCAATGAGGTGGAAAGCGAGATTGACCGGTTGGGCGTGTTGGAGATGTGTCATCCCGGGCATAATGCTTTGGGTGTGTTGTGAGGCAATCTCTAGAAGCGTTTGGATAAGGGCAACAAGCTTTTG
This window contains:
- a CDS encoding mechanosensitive ion channel family protein, with the protein product MRFLVLLFPLFLMCAGLEGVIDEVVELNLQNFHNKNQADYTQENIRISKQKLALMREVIALSTQREEIAPFSKDSEITVLQNEIEANEQIQNAYLVALNTISLNTLLAEKKLIAGIIKLQSKNHLFTTHTEIKSILQNHLEEIQNLEVIPLQALSAEQKQQLQQALQTFKITMSSYAEILSFLQFNIADLIPQSIWTKISLAWVLQNLATLFPQGLQEPIFSKLALSIGVILVSFFARKVLSSLIVRGIGYLAHLFKSKDIQDKLKEQIAMPILWLVLIFGVDVATAILFYPHSPFKKFDMWINCAYILTFGWLSILLFRGYGIALLGSLAQKNKDTFRREVINLLLKIIYFMIIVIVILVLLKNFGFNVSAIIASLGIGGLAVALAIKDMLANFFASVVLLFDNSFNQGDWIVCGNIEGTVVEMGLRRTTIRTFDNALLFVPNSLLANECVRNWNRRKVGRRIRMQIGLTYSSTPEQILQCVEDIKAMLNAHPKIAKATDEHTPLSHYEMDLKKNIVSLDDLLGYKNNLFVVVDEFAGSSINILVYCFSTTVVWGEWLAVRQEVMIEIMKILQKNNLSFAFPSQSIYVESLPDTIERGFGLKQSKI
- a CDS encoding DEAD/DEAH box helicase family protein → MVNQELLIHSAQEYYQYLQDNQLGVEELRIKSKIPTLAGITIYLGQKIFGLDGLLVRFMQQDYAIGEEESIKVETYDEKGAILVLHIAEAQLLEQIHQNAHQLTLITDLKFLVANTRDFFAHFAIHLPSTPQQPLTPEELPTDRLSIEQQKAIGKIFSAPLSYIWGAPGTGKTQRVLFESVLILIKRQKKIAIIAPTNHALEQALKTIIKKADDLQISRNLFLRFGIPSLEFLSHFPEVCDSGSIRQDQLSLFTYNNSKDRIKEAKVFAMTLDGFIKRYANLKCQFDHIFLDECAFAPLIKAVSLCANSSPITMLGDHKQLMPVCEASPKDLELHPKIKLWNLNALFLETLFTHNQDEILNQKQLHFQHTQTSILRHTYRYGKNLAQILNDYIYHNKLSGEGHSQIWLCDTARFLDTQELSAANTPPSKHTNPQEALAVKKLLHKLRGDYAIITPFVKQRQLLIQHSVHYERIFTIHKSQGQEFDCVIFSPVQLHYHLTDSANPQALNALNVAISRVKKHLILVCDAKQWQQMPQQFITALINEAIKNHTIITPDLSLDF
- a CDS encoding outer membrane beta-barrel protein, which produces MRFLIILLLGWTCLFGTSLKYFGGGDFVAGFENLSLQTKNAPQESFSSRSYSLGINGGVEQFWDSDNYIGGRILGEFTMGLATPNVNGTKIAGLFSFMGAMDLMLDFLPLGDSDLGIFGGFEYGLLMLTSSESYKDYKLSSETHSAFWRIGVSLLIQKEQRIEFLYKAPLNPLSLPENVNGIKQHKVFSGGQLSVGFKALFW
- the ubiE gene encoding bifunctional demethylmenaquinone methyltransferase/2-methoxy-6-polyprenyl-1,4-benzoquinol methylase UbiE, which encodes MSKQDTIIKMFNDIAPSYDLTNRILSFGLDTKWRQEGCKRTLKTLGKSSHLHIADVACGSGDMILQWQKLTTHSQYIGIDPAQQMLQVAQTKITNCQFIQAQAQSLPLDSASVDILSIAYGLRNVCDYPTALQEFYRVLKPNGTLLILDFMQNPNPNFLQACAKFYTQKILPMIGGWISKNKGAYAYLPNSIEDFASPERLIAHLRETGFAHIQHQYDYFHISSAFIATKE
- the argH gene encoding argininosuccinate lyase, with translation MAKLWSGRFEQNTSALLDAFNASIPFDQKLWQQDIIGSKAHSKMLHKIGLLNEAELQQIWQGLDAIAQEITDGTFEFNLGDEDIHMAIEGALISKIGDTGKKLHTARSRNDQVALDFRLYVLQSNQEIRQKLVALIQTLLEIASQHTQSIMPGMTHLQHAQPVNLAFHLIAWCCNFKRDIQRLSSSFERHCYSPLGAGALAGVPYPTDRESVAQDLGFIAPTLNAMDSVSERDFALDLLYEIAMMMMHISRVAEELVLWSSYEFGFVSFSDAFSTGSSIMPQKKNPDVAELLRGKSGRSYGNLISLLVVMKGLPLAYNKDTQEDKESVFDSVETALLSLEILTRSLKDLTFHTHKMLEMAKIGHLTATDLADFLVQQCQIPFREAHHITGKIVAYAEHKGVDLSELTQEELISQDSRIQIGVKEALGLQSSVDARNSLGGTSTQQTKTQIASLQEWLHLEMEKLK